The Gemmatimonadaceae bacterium genome includes a window with the following:
- a CDS encoding ATP-binding protein, which yields MREEPGSVTGEQAFDLVRLSRYFSELSPHPMVAVEGTTHIVRQLNPAFSRLVGKEATELVGRPFAEAVPEGEENRCLSLFDRVYRTGTPEILVEQEHCQTPPVYWSYSVWAILGADERPVGVMIQVTDTTEMAIFRRQVIAMNEQLLLSATRQHELTETAERANQLKDEFLATLSHELRTPLTSIVGWAQMLGNPKLDPVASLRAIEVIRRNARMQVQMIDDLLDVSRIITGKLRLSVQPVDLGTIIIAAVEGLRPTAEAREMRLQLQLDSPAGQVSGDPDRLQQVAWNLISNAIKFTPKGGRVIVSLERVESHVEVTVSDTGKGIATEFLPHVFDRFRQADATTTRAFGGLGLGLAIVRQLVEL from the coding sequence ATGCGTGAGGAACCAGGATCGGTCACGGGGGAGCAGGCTTTCGACCTTGTGCGCCTCAGCCGGTACTTTTCTGAACTTTCACCGCACCCCATGGTCGCCGTTGAAGGAACGACGCACATCGTGCGCCAGCTCAATCCCGCGTTCTCGCGCCTTGTCGGGAAGGAGGCAACGGAACTGGTGGGACGCCCCTTCGCCGAGGCCGTGCCGGAAGGGGAGGAAAATAGATGTCTCTCGCTTTTCGACCGTGTGTATCGCACGGGAACGCCGGAGATTTTAGTCGAGCAGGAGCACTGCCAAACGCCACCCGTTTACTGGTCTTATTCGGTGTGGGCCATACTCGGGGCGGACGAACGCCCGGTGGGGGTCATGATCCAGGTGACCGATACGACAGAGATGGCGATCTTCCGAAGACAAGTGATCGCGATGAACGAACAGCTCCTGCTCTCTGCAACCCGGCAACATGAACTCACGGAAACCGCGGAGAGAGCGAATCAGCTCAAAGATGAATTTCTCGCCACGCTCTCGCATGAACTTCGCACGCCGCTGACATCGATTGTCGGGTGGGCGCAGATGTTAGGAAATCCTAAGCTCGACCCGGTGGCTTCCTTACGCGCCATCGAAGTCATCCGGCGTAATGCGCGGATGCAAGTGCAGATGATTGACGATCTGCTCGATGTCTCGCGCATCATCACCGGCAAGTTGCGCCTGAGCGTGCAACCCGTTGACCTCGGCACCATCATCATCGCGGCGGTTGAAGGCCTGCGCCCGACGGCGGAAGCTAGGGAGATGCGTTTACAGTTGCAACTCGATTCTCCGGCGGGGCAAGTCTCGGGCGACCCTGACCGGCTGCAACAGGTGGCGTGGAATCTAATCTCGAACGCCATCAAGTTCACGCCGAAAGGCGGGCGCGTGATTGTTAGTCTGGAGCGCGTCGAATCACATGTCGAAGTTACGGTCAGCGATACCGGCAAAGGCATCGCGACGGAGTTTCTGCCGCACGTCTTCGACCGCTTCCGGCAAGCCGATGCGACGACCACGCGAGCATTCGGCGGGTTAGGCTTAGGTTTAGCGATTGTCCGTCAATTGGTCGAATTG